In Coffea eugenioides isolate CCC68of chromosome 4, Ceug_1.0, whole genome shotgun sequence, the genomic stretch TTGAATCCAAACTCCTCCATGGCAtgactcaatcttccaaaccatgCCCTTGGTgattgttttaatccatacaatGCCTTTTTCAGTCTGCACACCTTTCCTTCTTCTAGTGTAAACCCCTGAGGAGGATCCATGAAAACTTCCTCAGTCAACTCACCATGAAGAAAGGCATTCTTCACATCAAATTGTCGTAGAGGCCAGTCTAAATTAACTGCAAGTGACAATATAACACGAACAGTGTTCATCTTGGCAACCGGTGCAAATGTCTCTTGATAGTCAATACCATAGGTTTGAGTGTAGCCTTTTACAACCAGTCTAGCTTTGTATCTTTCAACTGTCCCATCAGACTTGTATTTGACACTGAATACCCATTTACACCCTACGGTCTTCTTTCCCATTGGTAACTCAACCATTTCCCAAGTAGAATTCTTTTGGAAAGCCATCATTTCTTCTACCATTGCATCTTTCCACATAGGATCATCAAGGGCTTCCTGAAAATGACTAGGAACATTTGCTCTTCAGTTGTCTTCTGTATATGTTCCTAGTCATTTTCAGGAAGTCCTTGATGATCCTAAGTGGAAAGATGCAATGGTAGAAGAAATGATGGCTCTCCAAAAGAATTCTATTTGGGAAATGGTTGAGTTACCAATGGGAAAGAAGACCGTAGGGTGTAAATGGGTATTCAGTGTCAAATACAAGTCTGATGGGACAGTTGAAAGATACAAAGCTAGACTGGTTGCAAAAGGCTACACTCAAACCTATGGTATTGACTATCAAGAGACATTTGCACCCTACGGTTTTCTTTCCCATTGGTAACTCAACCATTTTCCAAGTAGAATTCTTTTGGAGAGCCATCATTTCTTCTACCATTGCATCTTTCCACTTAGGATCATCAAGGGCTTCCTGAAAATGACTAGGAACATATACAGAAGACAAACTTGACATTTGCTCTTCAGTTGTCTTCTGTATATGTTTCTAGTCATTTTCAGGAAACCCTTGATGATCCTAAGTGGAAAGATGCAATGGTAGAAGAAATGATGGCTCTCCAAAAGAATTCTACTTGGAAAATGGTTGAGTTACCAATGGGAAAGAAGACCGTAGGGTGCAAATGTCTCTTGATAGTCAATACCATAGGTTTGAGTGTAGCCTTTTGCAACCAGTCTAGCTTTGTATCTTTCAACTGTCCCATCAGACTTGTATTTGACACTGAATACCCATTTACACCCTACGATCTTCTTTCCCATTGGTAACTCAATCATTTCCCAAGTAGAATTCTTTTGGAGAGCCATCATTTCTTCTACCATTGCATCTTTCCACTTAGGATCATCAAGGGCTTCCTAAAAATGACTAGGAACATATACAGAAGACAACTGAAGAGCAAATGTCAAGTTTGTCTTAGACAAACGGTGATAggatataaaatcagaaattggaTAGGAAACATTGGAAGCTTTTGAAAAACCAAGCCTATCAGGTTCTTTTCGTTCACGAAGAGGATATCTTCTATTCTGATCAATATTAGGATATGAGTCAAGACTTTCAGAAGAAGTACATACCTTAGTGTCAATCTTGGAAGATTCATTCGATAGCATGGTAGTATCATCAAGGGAGGTATTATCATTAAGGGAGGTACAAGAACCAGGAGGCATAACAGTGATATCTTTTGTTCTCCTAGAATATCCTTTCTCAAAGAGATGAGCTGGTCTCTCACTATtagtttcaattttattttcctGACCATCATTTAAAACTAAGGAATTCCCATTTTCCTTTGCATTCTCTATACCTAAGATCCATATCCTTTTTTCTCCTAGCCATTATTTTTCCTCTTCTCTACTTTTAATCTCCCCCTGAAGAGGAACCGCAGACATATGTCCAGAAAAATAAGACTCATTTTCATAAAATTGAACATCCATAGACACATAGTAGGTTCTCGTAGGAGGATGAAAACATTTATATCCCTTTTGTGAATTAGAATAGCCAAGGAAAACACATTTGATAGTACGAGGATCAAGTTTATCTCTATGATGAGAATGAACATGAACATAACATACACAACCAAAAACCTTTGGACAAATATTAAGAGCAGTAGGAATAGAATGAAATTTAGATAACATTCTCAAAGGGGTTTGGAAATCAATAACCTTAGCGGGCATTCGATTAATGAGGAAAACAGCAGCCATAATAGCTTCAGCCCAAAAATGTTTTGGAACATGCATAGTAAAACATAAGGCTCGTGCTACTTCAAGAAAGTGACGGTTTTTCCGTTCTGCTGTGCCATTCTGCTGGGGTGTGTAAATACAAGTGATTTGATGAAGAATGCCATGTTGTATCATAAAATCAGCAAGAGATCGATTCACAAATTCACGACCATTATCGAAATGAAAAACCTTAATTCTAGTGTTGAATTGAGTAAGAATCATGTTATAAAACTGAGGAATAATATGACAAACATCACTCTTagatttcatcaaatatacccAACTGACTCTAGTACAGTCATCAATAAAAGATACAAAATATTTATGTCCTGAAGTAGAAGTAGTTGAGAAAGGACCCCACACATCAGTATAAACACATGAAAAAGGAGTGACACTTTTATTAAAACTAACTTTGAAAGGAACACGATGGTTTTTTGCATAAACACATTGTTCACATCTTAAGCTAGAAGTtgaaatattgaaaaataacttaGGAAACATATGCTCTAAATAAGAAAAAGATGGATGTCCTAGTCGACGATGCCAAAGGATTATTCTTTCTATGTCTGATGTCCCACTTTTTGTTTGAAAACCTCGAGTAGATATTGTTATGCTTCGATTGTCTTCCCAGTAATATAAACCATCCCTCTCCTTACCAATGCCAATCGTCATCTTCGTAAGATTGTCCTGAAAAACACAATGAGTAGAGTGAAAAATGACAGAACAGTTAAGATGCTTTGTTATTTTACTAATGGAGAGGAGATTATTTGAGAGTTTATGTGCAAGTAAAACAGAGGACATAGAAAACTTTGGTGAAAGAGACACATTTCCAGCGCCTATGATTGGCGTAAAATTTCCATTAGCAACCTGTACAGACTTCACAGGTGAAGATGTAAGAGAGTCAATGATAGAAGAGTTACTAGTCATGTGATCAGTAGCCCCTGAATCAATAATCCAAGTGCTAGGATGAGCAGAAATATCGGACAAACCAAAAATACCTTCTTGAGAAGATGCTCGAGACACATGAGACACAGAAGATGGAGTAGTGTCTATGGCAGCAACATTTTGAGCAACAGTATTATGaaccaattttttattttttctctcagCTTGCTTAAGTTTATATCATTCTGGATAGCCATGCTTTTTCCAACAAACATCAATTGTATGTGTATTCTTATTGCAGTAGGTGCAAAATCGAGACTGAGAGGCTGTAGAATTTCCATTAATGGCAATAGGAGTGCTCTTTTGAACAGTTAGAGCTGAAGCCTCAAAGTGTGATTCTGCTCCCATGGCAACTTGTCTTTGTAGTTCTCTACGAACCATGGAGTAGACTTCTTCTAACCTTGGTAAAGGAGAAGTACCTAGAACACGGCTGCGAACTTGATCTAACTTATTATCAAGCCCAGCAAGAAAAATATAAACTCGATCTTCAGCAATACGATttctatatttttctttatcaGCAGCACATGTCATGTCATAGGGCCGTCGATAATCGAGCTCCATAAATGTTGAGTTTAATTCGTTGTAGTATTCTGCTAGAGGCCGACCATCTTGTTGTAAATGAAAAGTCTTCTTCATTAGTTCATAAACTTCAGAGGAATCTGATACATCAAGGTAACTTCTTTTTACAGCATCCCAAACTTCCTTTGTTGTGCCGCATTGTACAAAGTGAGATATCATATTATCACTCATTGAATTAATAAGCCAAGATTTGACGAGAGAATCTTCAGCTTCCCATTCATCATAACTTGAATCATCTACTGCTGGTGCAGCCTTTTTTCCATTAATAtagccctttttttttcttccagcAATATGCATCTCCAAAATTTTGGACCAAACTCGATAATTAATGCCATCCAATTTAATGTGGATGGAAGAAGAAGCATCTTGTATGGTTAGAGTGGAGAGATTCTTGCTGTTAGGAGATTCAACATCAGGTTTGGTTGACATATTGTGATGTGATTAGTGTtttagagaagaaatttcagTACTGTGGGCTATTGAAAGAATGGCTGGAATTTTCAGAGAAGAGGAGAGCAAGGAAAAAAACCCCAATGCTCTGATACCAAGTTATTAATTATGCTGAAAAGTATGTTTTTCATATTTCATTGATCTATTTATACAAGTAACTAGGTTAAATGGTCAGCCATGTACAGCTGTATATAGTCTGTAATTACAGACTATATACAGCTGTGTTCTTAGACTAATTACAACAGCTATCTTAGACTAATTATATAACTGTATTCTTAGACTAATTACAGCAGCTATCTTAGACTAATTATATAGCTGTATTCTTAGACTAATTACAGCTAATTCCTACCAACTCTTTACCTGATTTGAAACTTTGATTTTGAATTTCCTTTTAAATATTCTCGATCGATTTTGCatctaaattttgatttttggataGAATAAGAAGCTAAAATATAAAATCTACCCAATAGTTGCTAATTGCTTGGTGAAAGGCGCCTTGGTCGCCAACACAGTACTAATCAAAAATGACAAACACTACTGAAACTTCATTGCTTTGGAATACAGTTATCAAGAGATAGATACAATGGATTCTATCCAAATTAGTTGGAGCTGAACCAGTCTTACTAACTATGAGTATGATCCTATCGTTCATGCCTGGCAACGCCAGTGTCTTGCACTCCACTTTGATCCACATTTGTAGCAGAATTCAAACTTGCACCTGCATGCAACAGCACGccaaaccaaacaaaaaaaaaaagggagagagcGTGAATGATTATTAAAGAAGGGTCTTGAAATGAAGCATCGAGATCAGCATATGAGATGTCACAAATTCTAGTCTAACAAGCATTCGTCAGTTGGGGACACTGAGTATGGACTGGAATTCTACAATATTAGTTATTTTTGGATCTTTCAGATCATCAGATCAAGaaagaagggaagaaaaataTCACATTATAGACATATTGCACTATAGTAGCAAAAGAATCAGCTGACCTGCAAGTCATATGAATACATCCTGCAACCTTGTCAACAACATAATTGCAGTTGGGACATTTGGTCCATTTCTTCTCCTTAGTAAGGACGTGCACCTTCAGATCATCGCTGCCTCTTTCATTCACTTTCAGCTTCTGGAATTGTTTACAGTTGAAACCACCATGCCAGGGGACATAACATCGTGCACAGAACAATCGACGGCATACTGGGCATTCGGACTGTCTGATCATCTTTCCCTTCTTATCGTCATTCAGCAACATGGCTGAGCAATCCTTGAACGGACAATAGAATTTCTGTGAATCGGGGATTGTTGCCTCATTCCAGGCCTTTTCCCATCGAGCAAAAACAATTTCAGGGATTATACCCCTGAGAGAAAAAGGTTGAATGATGTGGTCACAAGTTAAAGTCGGGCAAGTTATCATATGAATGTTTTCTTGGATCTTTGCCTCGACGTGTGTCTGGATACGCAATCACAACAGAAACTGTGAGAACAGGTCTCAAATTTGAACATTTCGTGCCTTTCTTTTCGTTCCATACAAATCTCACAGTATACTGTTTGTGATTCACCTGCAGCCTGTTTGGCTTTAAATGATGGACTTTTGTGGTGGGATATCTGAAGATTGGCCAGAGAAGCCTGCAGGGCCTCTTCGACCTGTAATTTTTCTGCATATTCAGCATCTGATACCTCTAACCTACTCTCCGCACTTCCTCCAACGATTTCACGCAGATATTTTAGTACGCGTTCCATCAAAGTTGACTACATGTTcatcaagaaaaaataaatcttAAGTACGTTGATTCGGTCTAAGTCTTAAACTTTAAGTAGAAGTTAACTACAATAGGATATATTAATTGTTAGATTGCTCATCCTCTGCTTCCTATTGGTAAACTTCATTGAATTTTAGAGATGAATCTTTTAAAAGCAGGTACATAGAATTGGTTGAACACTGCTGAAATCCACACTTTAACATGAACACCAGACCAGACTTCTTAATCATGGACGTAATATTGCAATGGTAGTGGGGCCAATGCTTcgtttttctatttattcattttatatAAATTGGGTTGGGTTGATTCTATTGAATTTAATCGAGTTGTTTAGGACTTATTACTCTTGACAAAGTCCTAGCCATCTTAAAAAGATGCTTTTATATTTGTAAAGAAAGGAAACAGCACTCTTTAACCGTTAATTATTTGTTCAATGCGACTAAGGGAACCATTTAAAAGCCTCCTGTTTGTTTGGAGTTGCAGTAGCTTTATCTAAAAGCACTTCAATGAACAGAACTTTCACCAGTAAAAGTACTTACTAAATGCTTGATAAATCCTTATTCAAGTATACGCCCCAAACAATTATTAAAATGTTTAGGACATATATTTGATTAAGTACATTTTCTATTTGATAATTTGTAATTTTAAATGtctaaaaaatatttatttcttcatctagttaaacaaattataataaaattgttaaagttaattttatttttttttcaaaacacaaaaattattCTAAAAGCACCGATTTTGAATTTTGTGCTAGAATTGCTTTAAATGTCCAAAACCTCTgctcctaattttatttttttttttttttgtaatttcaaaCGGCCCCTAAGTTAGTCTAAAATCTACCTAGGTATGAGAAGAACCACTTCAATTTATGTGGTATTTGAAACCGGCAAAATCATAGAGTTTCAGATCACAATGCATATAAAGCTAACAAAATTCTTGGTGAAATGTATGAAAAAAAATAACACGGAAAGTCTATCTTGGAAGTTGAAGTTTCAAGATCACAATGCATATAACGCCAACAAAAATTCTTGGTGAATTACATGGAGAGTCTATCTTGGAAGTTAGAAGTGTTAAAAGACATAAGAGCAAGGTTGTTAGCTAGTGTAGACTTATAAATACCTTATATGACCAACGTATTACATCCTTCCTTGATATGCTGACATTAAGCGCCCCAAACCCTAAATGTAGCATCTATCCTGGTCCCAAAGTTTCCAGCTCCAAGGCCCCCACAAGTCTGTATCGACAACTCCGCTTCCATAGCTTGGAGCCCATCTTCCCAACTTTCTTAACTCTATTGTATGTCTTTCCTCactttttaaacttttttttttatgggtgTAAGTGAGAGGTTTTGAAACTCCTCCCTCTCTCGATGCCGTTCAATCCATTCCTCCCCTCCAAAACGTTAtccctaattttattttatattatgtTGTTTTAATCAATATACGTGAAAAACACATATCCATCGTTCAGAGTGGTGATAAAGATTAGGAGCTATGGTGTTTATAGAGTTTAGATTCCTTCACATCACAAGTCTCAAA encodes the following:
- the LOC113767940 gene encoding probable E3 ubiquitin-protein ligase RNF217, which gives rise to MERVLKYLREIVGGSAESRLEVSDAEYAEKLQVEEALQASLANLQISHHKSPSFKAKQAAGESQTTHVEAKIQENIHMITCPTLTCDHIIQPFSLRGIIPEIVFARWEKAWNEATIPDSQKFYCPFKDCSAMLLNDDKKGKMIRQSECPVCRRLFCARCYVPWHGGFNCKQFQKLKVNERGSDDLKVHVLTKEKKWTKCPNCNYVVDKVAGCIHMTCRCKFEFCYKCGSKWSARHWRCQA